Proteins from a genomic interval of Lacticaseibacillus pabuli:
- a CDS encoding nucleoside-diphosphate kinase codes for MTEERTLILVKPDGVANGHIGEVITRLENRRFKIEALKVVNATPEQLREHYKALVGKPYYPGIEKFMTSGPLVAMIASGTDIISVFHKMAGATEPSKADIGTIRGDFARNWEGGPIQNVVHSSDSPESVARETPIWFPELS; via the coding sequence GTGACAGAAGAACGGACCCTAATTCTCGTTAAGCCGGACGGTGTGGCGAATGGCCATATTGGTGAGGTGATTACTCGCCTGGAGAACCGCCGTTTCAAAATTGAGGCGCTAAAAGTTGTGAACGCAACGCCAGAACAGTTGCGCGAGCACTACAAAGCGCTCGTGGGCAAGCCATACTACCCCGGTATCGAAAAGTTCATGACCAGTGGCCCACTCGTTGCCATGATTGCTAGCGGGACGGACATTATTAGCGTCTTCCACAAGATGGCTGGCGCAACGGAGCCAAGCAAGGCGGACATCGGCACTATTCGCGGGGACTTTGCCCGCAACTGGGAAGGCGGTCCGATTCAGAACGTTGTACACAGTTCGGACAGCCCTGAGAGTGTTGCTCGAGAGACGCCAATTTGGTTCCCAGAACTTAGCTAA
- the ndk gene encoding nucleoside-diphosphate kinase translates to MHNEERTLILVKPDGVANGHIGEIITRLEDRRYDIQALKVVRATKEQLARHYEKLVDKPFYHEIEDYMLEGPIVAIVAAGTDIIDVFHKMAGKTDPGEAEIGTIRGDYGRDWDDGIIRNVVHSSDCVESAEREIGIWFPELESAQK, encoded by the coding sequence ATGCATAATGAAGAACGGACATTAATCTTGGTGAAACCAGATGGGGTCGCGAACGGCCACATTGGTGAGATCATCACTCGCCTGGAAGATCGGCGCTATGATATTCAAGCGCTGAAGGTGGTCCGTGCAACAAAAGAGCAGTTGGCGCGGCATTACGAAAAACTTGTGGATAAACCTTTTTACCATGAGATAGAGGATTACATGCTAGAAGGCCCAATCGTTGCGATTGTGGCGGCAGGCACGGATATTATAGATGTGTTCCATAAGATGGCCGGCAAGACTGATCCCGGTGAAGCCGAGATTGGTACCATTCGCGGTGATTACGGCCGCGACTGGGATGACGGCATCATTCGTAATGTGGTTCATTCTTCAGATTGTGTCGAGAGCGCTGAACGCGAAATCGGCATTTGGTTCCCAGAACTGGAATCCGCACAAAAGTAG
- a CDS encoding peroxiredoxin, translating into MEITRHGEKQETNGNVPALGHKVPDFAVTTAEGTKLTAADLKGEYTLISVVPDINTRVCSISTKTFNKSVDEFKNVHFLTVSTNTNKEQEDWCAAEGVKSMKLVSDADHNFGDAFGLYVPSNGTDARSVWILNPDDEIAYREVITEQTEEPDYSAALAYLEAHQNA; encoded by the coding sequence ATGGAAATTACACGTCACGGTGAAAAGCAAGAAACTAACGGCAACGTACCAGCACTGGGACACAAAGTACCAGACTTTGCAGTTACGACCGCTGAAGGCACCAAGCTGACCGCGGCAGACCTGAAGGGTGAATACACCTTAATCAGCGTTGTGCCGGATATCAACACCCGTGTTTGCAGCATTTCCACCAAAACTTTCAACAAGTCCGTCGATGAGTTCAAGAACGTTCACTTCCTGACCGTATCCACGAACACAAACAAGGAACAGGAAGACTGGTGTGCCGCAGAGGGCGTGAAGTCAATGAAGCTCGTTTCCGATGCTGACCACAACTTTGGAGATGCATTTGGTCTCTACGTTCCTAGCAACGGCACCGATGCCCGTAGCGTCTGGATTTTGAACCCAGACGACGAGATTGCGTACCGCGAAGTGATTACCGAACAAACAGAAGAACCTGATTACAGTGCGGCTCTGGCTTACCTTGAAGCGCACCAGAACGCTTAG
- a CDS encoding GntR family transcriptional regulator, protein MPIPKTKAPARETAKDRAYTQIREWIISGTLIPGEKLAEEALADAINVSRTPIREALVKLSEDGFVTTATGRVSRVAPITADAAATLYEPIAGVEGVAAKLAATKATTADLAALTALEQDYQRAIAGKDVQAMLHADRQIHLQILTIADNPYLQRLSDLLYGHIQRYETYFFDQLRSSDQMRGTTHEPLLAALKAKNQVAAKQAMETDWLETMTAIAKITASK, encoded by the coding sequence ATGCCCATTCCCAAGACCAAAGCACCCGCACGTGAAACCGCCAAGGACCGTGCTTACACGCAGATTCGTGAGTGGATTATCAGTGGCACGCTCATACCGGGCGAAAAATTAGCGGAAGAGGCGCTCGCCGACGCCATCAACGTCAGCCGTACCCCCATTCGTGAAGCCCTTGTGAAACTCAGCGAAGATGGCTTTGTCACCACGGCTACTGGCCGCGTGAGTCGGGTCGCACCCATCACAGCGGATGCGGCGGCCACCCTCTACGAACCAATTGCTGGCGTTGAAGGCGTCGCTGCCAAGCTTGCGGCAACCAAGGCCACGACTGCCGACCTCGCTGCATTAACCGCCTTGGAGCAGGATTACCAGCGCGCGATTGCCGGCAAAGACGTACAAGCAATGTTGCACGCCGACCGACAAATTCACCTGCAAATTCTGACAATTGCGGACAACCCGTACCTGCAACGCTTGTCTGACCTACTATACGGCCATATTCAGCGTTATGAAACCTATTTCTTTGATCAGTTGCGTTCCTCAGACCAAATGCGGGGAACGACACATGAACCCCTGCTCGCTGCGCTAAAGGCGAAGAACCAGGTTGCCGCCAAGCAAGCGATGGAAACCGATTGGCTTGAAACCATGACTGCCATTGCCAAAATCACCGCGTCCAAATAA
- a CDS encoding methylated-DNA--[protein]-cysteine S-methyltransferase: protein MMLTKMHYDSPVGGLTLLAREDALLGLWFNKQAHFGAKYELTDVPVAQNPVLIRVSQWLDQYFAGERPATTDLPLAPQVTDFQRLVLSILRKVPYGEVISYKQIADQVALARNGRRSAARAVGGVMGHNPISIIIPCHRVVGANGRMTGYSAGLATKMRLLALEGVPLQGERVP from the coding sequence ATGATGTTAACAAAGATGCATTACGACTCGCCGGTGGGTGGCTTGACGCTACTTGCCCGCGAGGATGCGCTACTGGGACTCTGGTTTAATAAGCAGGCCCACTTTGGCGCAAAATACGAGTTGACTGATGTACCGGTTGCCCAAAACCCAGTGTTGATTCGGGTCTCCCAATGGCTGGATCAGTATTTTGCGGGTGAACGACCGGCGACAACCGACCTACCACTCGCGCCGCAGGTCACTGACTTTCAGCGGCTGGTTCTATCCATCTTGCGCAAGGTTCCGTACGGTGAGGTGATTTCATACAAGCAGATTGCCGATCAGGTTGCGCTGGCTCGCAATGGTCGGCGCAGTGCGGCACGTGCCGTGGGTGGCGTGATGGGGCACAACCCGATCTCGATCATTATTCCGTGCCATCGCGTCGTTGGGGCGAATGGTCGGATGACCGGTTATTCGGCCGGATTGGCGACCAAGATGCGGTTATTGGCGCTAGAGGGCGTTCCCCTGCAAGGTGAGCGGGTACCCTAA
- a CDS encoding leucine-rich repeat protein — translation MNRQQSKQTVENTRIHYKMYKSGKNWVFAGILGITFAFAAALVPESSVSASADTPDASAAVTTAKAEAPKTVTLSSSTGDQSANNGADSAAVSDSDAADKSTGVSNDQVANDATATKSDDSAVTSTTDEKTADNAATQSATAKTDQATSDSAQTDNDNGVDASAKVTSDDASQQAVKSEQQTADDAAANGDTRSDVKDPAEESHDSSAKAKDNDSAATDVKTGTTTPLKKVQMLSEGVVSDYQIDLTGTGKVSTGWIIDTDAAGNNVATFTGSGSWFTSTDTVTLPDTITVDGTTYTVTTIASNALESRNITALVLPSTVTDIEANAFTYSSFKTVQLPAALQTIGDSAFYSNSTLTSVDFSQSPNLTSIGSNAFARAGALTSVNFTDNTKLANMGEGAFVQIYTLTGPVDLQNTVLTSIPKNAFQSDPVTSVTIPATVQSIGETAFGYDNQLTSLVFAPGSQLTDIGLGAFVSSSLPTITIPDSVKTIGENAFAYDHALTELNIGANSQLQSVGNGAFAYGSIGNSLKLPNTLESVGDNAFVGNRLPNVDLGTGVKTIGDLAFATNSLAQDLSIPDSVTSIGNQAFANNMLTGVSDQSPVSVGSDAFKNNRMNQLDLPNATYTSGPATDQRANAFIDLLHQPDISHVTLDQLFRTVAIGNETNSNLDISNVTNGVTYDAANGFTIPASRANTYDFDWKLVDADGNTTYAGTYTVHVTNPNVKVFNSNADFGSPWATSNNFFSAQTDTGVNLPLAEMTVTLTAPDGTSQTVTTSQFVALRQAGDWTATYADGSLSGTATITVADQIKDPYVLSGKPGVPYDGHAHTPISGFYDLNVTVNGNSNTISLQNSDLEVLAADGTPATAGVIDVGSYKVQLTASGLARVLSIVDPLLRNKLVDNGSTALLIIDPTIVPLTLSDANFTYDGEKTASDATGLTAEFQASGTTTSTSITLSQDDIVVKNGSTDAGSYVYSLSTIGLAKLNAALGANEAIGSAAGTITINPKAITITAPDETMAYSGKVYPGSLEATITGQPKNGVAPVYTMTDVSGKIDKGTYPITITLDPSANKNYTITPVNGQLVITAEPVEAAKIQVGGGSKVYDGDATTDQTTFDVTLPSGWTTPNFDDTDFDLSGITSQNVGTYGVTLNAAGIAKINAANTNYNVKGVTAGRFSITPAVITINVANATKQYDGTAYTDPLKATISGKPDKGDDVTYKLTDVSGDTNVGTYHLSADPKANLNYTFNVNPGQLTITAAPVEAAKIQVGGGSKVYDGDATTDQTTYDVTLPSGWTTPNFDDTDFDLSGITSQNVGTYDVTLNAAGIAKINAANTNYNVKGVTAGRFSITPAVITINVDNAMKTYDGTAYSDPLTATVSGKPEKGDDVKYTVLDITKGKNVGTYRLTAEPTASLNYTFVVNPGQLTIAPAPITITAPTVSKTYNGQPYTGPFDATVVGLPVNGDALDYTLTNISKIVNIGKYTVTVTADANKNKNYKITTVSGSLTITDPNGNGGTPTPGGNGGTTTPTPGGNGGTTTPGGNGGTTTPTPGGNGGTTTPTPGGNGGTTTPTPKPNKNGNGTGTNGGHSDLPNTFTTNKGHGKGTRAGYTNGQMSTDSQSTSQATQAPLSGNQTDNKAELPQTGDSQNGAVTVMGIALASVLGLFGLAGRKRNND, via the coding sequence ATGAATCGACAGCAATCAAAACAAACAGTTGAAAACACACGGATACATTATAAGATGTATAAGTCGGGCAAAAACTGGGTGTTTGCCGGTATTTTGGGTATCACCTTTGCGTTTGCGGCTGCGCTAGTTCCAGAGAGCAGCGTTAGCGCATCTGCTGATACGCCTGACGCAAGCGCTGCGGTCACGACGGCCAAGGCTGAAGCACCAAAGACGGTGACACTGTCATCATCTACTGGTGATCAGTCTGCAAATAATGGTGCAGATTCTGCGGCTGTTTCTGATAGTGACGCAGCAGATAAGAGTACTGGTGTCAGCAACGATCAGGTTGCGAATGATGCAACGGCGACTAAGAGTGATGACAGTGCAGTTACTTCCACCACTGACGAAAAGACGGCCGACAATGCGGCTACTCAGAGTGCTACTGCAAAAACAGATCAAGCAACGAGTGATTCTGCACAGACTGACAATGATAATGGTGTGGACGCTTCCGCTAAAGTCACCAGTGACGATGCTAGTCAGCAGGCCGTGAAGAGCGAACAGCAGACTGCGGATGATGCCGCTGCGAATGGGGATACTCGCAGTGATGTTAAGGACCCAGCTGAGGAATCACACGACAGCTCAGCCAAGGCTAAAGACAATGATAGCGCAGCTACCGATGTGAAGACCGGAACAACGACTCCATTGAAAAAGGTTCAAATGCTTTCTGAGGGTGTAGTATCAGATTATCAAATTGATCTGACTGGTACGGGGAAAGTCAGCACTGGATGGATCATTGACACTGATGCAGCCGGAAACAATGTGGCGACATTCACAGGTAGTGGATCTTGGTTTACATCAACTGATACGGTCACACTTCCTGATACGATTACTGTTGATGGTACTACTTATACAGTAACGACTATTGCGTCTAACGCTCTTGAAAGTCGGAATATTACAGCACTTGTTCTTCCAAGCACCGTCACGGATATTGAAGCAAACGCATTTACGTACAGTAGCTTCAAGACGGTTCAGCTCCCTGCAGCATTGCAAACAATTGGTGATAGTGCATTTTACAGTAACAGTACACTGACGTCGGTCGATTTTAGCCAGTCTCCGAACCTGACCAGTATTGGTTCAAACGCGTTTGCGCGTGCCGGCGCATTGACATCAGTTAACTTTACTGACAATACCAAGCTCGCAAACATGGGCGAAGGTGCCTTTGTACAAATCTACACACTAACTGGCCCAGTGGATCTTCAGAATACAGTTTTGACGTCTATTCCAAAGAACGCTTTCCAGTCTGACCCCGTTACCTCGGTAACCATCCCCGCAACGGTGCAGTCTATTGGTGAGACCGCATTTGGATATGATAATCAACTGACCAGCCTTGTATTCGCACCTGGATCACAGTTGACTGACATTGGCCTGGGAGCTTTCGTGTCTAGTTCTTTGCCAACAATCACAATTCCCGATTCCGTAAAGACCATCGGTGAAAATGCCTTTGCGTACGATCACGCACTCACTGAGTTGAACATTGGTGCGAACTCACAGCTCCAGTCAGTCGGCAACGGTGCTTTTGCTTACGGAAGTATTGGTAACAGCCTCAAGCTACCGAATACACTGGAATCAGTTGGCGACAATGCCTTTGTAGGTAACCGCCTTCCCAACGTCGACCTCGGCACTGGCGTTAAAACAATCGGTGATCTGGCGTTTGCAACCAACAGCTTGGCCCAGGACCTGTCTATTCCGGATAGCGTTACGAGTATTGGCAACCAGGCATTTGCGAATAACATGCTGACAGGTGTAAGTGACCAGTCGCCAGTATCTGTTGGCTCAGATGCGTTTAAGAACAATCGAATGAATCAGCTTGATTTGCCAAATGCGACGTACACGTCAGGTCCGGCAACAGATCAAAGGGCAAATGCCTTTATTGATCTGCTGCATCAGCCAGATATTTCGCATGTGACATTAGACCAGCTTTTCCGGACTGTGGCTATCGGAAACGAGACAAATTCAAATCTCGATATCAGCAATGTAACTAATGGCGTTACGTATGATGCAGCGAATGGATTCACAATTCCTGCCTCTCGTGCGAACACGTATGACTTTGATTGGAAGTTGGTTGATGCAGATGGGAACACGACCTATGCCGGGACTTACACGGTTCACGTCACCAATCCTAATGTTAAGGTCTTTAATAGCAATGCGGATTTTGGGAGCCCATGGGCGACATCGAACAACTTCTTCTCGGCACAAACAGATACGGGTGTTAATCTGCCACTTGCCGAAATGACTGTTACTCTAACTGCCCCTGACGGAACAAGTCAGACCGTTACGACGAGTCAGTTTGTAGCGCTTCGCCAGGCAGGAGACTGGACTGCGACATATGCTGACGGCAGCTTGAGTGGTACAGCGACTATTACTGTCGCAGATCAGATTAAGGACCCATATGTGCTGAGCGGAAAACCAGGTGTACCTTATGATGGACATGCGCACACGCCTATTAGCGGATTTTACGATCTGAATGTCACTGTTAATGGTAATTCCAACACCATTAGCTTACAGAATTCTGATCTGGAGGTCCTGGCGGCTGATGGCACCCCAGCAACAGCTGGTGTGATTGACGTTGGCTCTTACAAAGTACAGCTCACAGCATCTGGCCTCGCACGGGTATTATCTATTGTGGATCCTCTGCTGCGGAATAAATTGGTTGATAACGGAAGTACGGCATTACTGATAATTGATCCAACAATAGTGCCACTAACGCTTTCTGACGCTAATTTTACCTATGATGGTGAAAAGACCGCCAGTGATGCTACGGGTTTGACCGCAGAGTTTCAAGCAAGTGGGACAACAACTTCAACTTCAATTACGCTGAGCCAGGATGACATTGTTGTTAAAAATGGTTCAACTGATGCTGGCAGTTACGTGTACAGCCTTAGCACGATTGGTTTGGCTAAGCTTAACGCCGCTTTGGGAGCTAATGAAGCAATTGGTTCTGCTGCGGGTACAATTACAATTAATCCGAAAGCAATCACTATTACGGCTCCAGATGAAACTATGGCATATTCTGGCAAAGTCTACCCAGGTTCCCTTGAGGCAACTATTACTGGCCAGCCTAAAAACGGTGTCGCTCCGGTATACACCATGACGGATGTGAGTGGCAAGATTGATAAGGGCACGTATCCAATTACGATCACGCTGGACCCAAGTGCTAATAAGAATTACACGATTACGCCTGTTAATGGGCAATTGGTTATCACTGCTGAACCAGTTGAAGCGGCCAAGATCCAAGTTGGTGGCGGTAGCAAAGTATATGATGGCGATGCCACAACCGACCAGACCACGTTTGATGTCACTTTGCCAAGCGGCTGGACAACACCAAACTTTGATGACACTGACTTTGATCTCTCTGGCATCACTAGTCAGAATGTTGGCACCTACGGGGTCACATTGAATGCGGCCGGGATTGCCAAGATTAACGCCGCAAACACGAACTACAACGTTAAGGGTGTGACCGCAGGTCGGTTCAGCATTACGCCAGCAGTCATTACCATCAACGTTGCTAATGCGACGAAGCAGTACGATGGCACAGCCTACACGGACCCATTGAAGGCCACCATTTCTGGCAAACCAGATAAGGGTGACGACGTCACTTACAAGCTGACTGATGTCAGCGGCGACACGAACGTCGGCACGTACCATCTGTCCGCAGATCCAAAGGCTAACCTGAATTACACGTTTAATGTAAATCCAGGGCAGTTAACCATCACGGCAGCACCAGTTGAGGCGGCCAAGATCCAAGTTGGTGGCGGTAGCAAAGTATATGATGGCGATGCCACAACCGACCAGACCACGTATGACGTCACCTTGCCAAGCGGCTGGACAACACCAAACTTTGATGACACTGACTTTGATCTCTCTGGCATCACTAGTCAGAATGTTGGCACCTATGATGTCACATTGAATGCGGCCGGGATTGCCAAGATTAACGCCGCAAACACGAACTACAATGTTAAGGGTGTGACCGCAGGACGGTTCAGCATTACACCAGCGGTTATCACCATTAACGTTGATAACGCGATGAAGACGTACGATGGCACTGCATACTCGGACCCACTGACCGCCACAGTTTCTGGCAAGCCAGAAAAGGGTGACGATGTTAAATACACGGTTCTTGATATCACTAAAGGCAAGAATGTCGGGACCTACCGTCTCACTGCGGAACCAACGGCCAGCCTGAATTACACTTTTGTTGTAAATCCAGGCCAGTTAACCATCGCCCCAGCACCAATCACCATCACTGCGCCAACTGTTTCAAAGACGTACAATGGCCAGCCTTACACGGGACCGTTCGACGCGACCGTTGTTGGCTTGCCTGTTAACGGCGATGCACTTGATTATACCCTGACCAATATCAGCAAAATCGTCAACATTGGCAAGTACACAGTCACAGTGACTGCTGACGCCAACAAGAACAAGAATTACAAGATTACTACGGTTTCTGGATCCTTGACCATCACCGATCCTAATGGTAACGGTGGGACCCCAACGCCAGGTGGCAATGGCGGTACTACAACCCCAACACCGGGCGGTAACGGCGGTACTACAACACCAGGTGGCAATGGTGGTACCACGACGCCAACACCAGGCGGTAATGGCGGCACCACAACCCCAACGCCAGGTGGCAACGGCGGTACCACGACTCCAACGCCAAAGCCTAACAAAAACGGTAATGGTACTGGTACCAACGGCGGACATTCAGACCTGCCAAATACCTTTACCACAAACAAGGGACATGGAAAGGGTACTCGTGCGGGCTACACCAATGGACAAATGAGCACGGATAGTCAAAGCACCAGTCAGGCTACACAGGCGCCGTTAAGCGGCAACCAGACTGACAACAAGGCAGAACTGCCTCAGACTGGTGATAGCCAAAATGGCGCAGTCACTGTCATGGGTATTGCACTGGCTAGTGTCCTTGGCCTATTCGGACTCGCTGGTCGCAAACGTAATAATGATTAA
- a CDS encoding thioredoxin family protein, whose amino-acid sequence MQLYKPEVVSDDAVNAVINKPGRQVMFLTADWCGDCKAIKPFVQGIKDLATSEGAGWVDADRDANIDVATAQGLRGIPAFVLYEDGKQMNHIGNGERLSPKQVTDWVKENVLA is encoded by the coding sequence ATGCAACTGTACAAACCAGAAGTTGTATCTGATGACGCAGTTAACGCCGTCATCAACAAACCAGGACGTCAGGTTATGTTCCTGACCGCTGATTGGTGTGGTGATTGCAAGGCCATCAAGCCTTTCGTCCAGGGTATCAAAGATCTGGCGACCAGCGAAGGCGCCGGCTGGGTCGACGCTGACCGTGACGCCAACATCGACGTCGCAACGGCTCAGGGTCTCCGCGGCATCCCCGCTTTCGTCCTCTATGAAGACGGCAAGCAGATGAACCACATCGGCAACGGCGAACGCCTCAGCCCCAAGCAGGTAACTGACTGGGTTAAGGAAAACGTCCTAGCTTAA